From a single Hypanus sabinus isolate sHypSab1 chromosome 7, sHypSab1.hap1, whole genome shotgun sequence genomic region:
- the LOC132396843 gene encoding uncharacterized protein LOC132396843 produces the protein MVVDYSQTINRFTQLDAYPLPRIADMVNQIAQYKVYSTIDLKSAYHQLPICPEDRPYTAFEAGGRLCHFLRVPFGVTNGVSVFQREMDRMVDQYQLQATFPYLDNITICGHDRPDHDANLQRFLQVAAALNLTYNRDKCVFGTTRLAILGKSVTGTTLPVWLTFPGPVLLRKHVRSNKYSPLVERVHLLHANPQYAYVVLPDGREDTVSIRDLAPAGAADHYPEGSPVTMNPAPEVTPCSPGPTQTPHDTCIPGVSYAFIPGASHMREGSPAPSGQEQAQPPSPVQSPMLPASMRSQPVLRRSQQQIRPPDRLDL, from the exons atggtggtggactatagtcaaaccatcaataggtttacgcagcttgacgcgtaccccctaccccgcatcgcggatatggtcaaccagattgctcagtacaaggtgtactcgacaatagatctgaaatccgcttatcaccagctccccatctgcccagaggaccgcccctacaccgccttcgaggcgggcggcaggctctgtcacttcctgcgcgtccctttcggtgtcacgaatggtgtctctgtcttccagagggaaatggaccggatggtggaccagtaccaactgcaggccacatttccctatctggataacatcaccatctgtggtcacgacaggccagatcacgacgccaacctccaacgatttctccaagtggccgcagctctgaaccttacttataacagggacaagtgtgtgtttggaaccacccgccttgctatacttgg gaagtctgtcactgggaccaccctaccagtttggctgacgttcccggggccagtgctgctccggaaacatgtgaggagcaataaatactccccgctggtggagagggttcaccttctacatgcgaacccccagtatgcttacgtggtcttacctgatgggcgggaggacacggtctccatccgcgacctggcacccgcaggtgcagcagaccactaccctgaaggctctccagtaactatgaaccctgcaccagaggtgacaccgtgctcaccaggccctacacagactcctcacgacacttgtataccgggcgtttcgtacgcatttataccaggcgcctcgcacatgcgtgagggatcaccggctcctagtgggcaggaacaagcgcaacctccgtcccctgtgcaatcaccaatgttgccggcatccatgcgatcacagccggtgctacgtagatcgcagcaacagattcgaccacctgatagacttgacttgtaa